GCACCCAGCCTTTTCCTTCGATACGCGCTCTGCCGTCGCGCACTTCGGTGACCTTGCCGTGCAGGCGGTTGTTGCTGCCCATAAACTCGGCGGTAAACAGCGTTTTCGGCGAGCCGTACATCTCCTGCGGCGTACCCTGTTGCTCAATTTTGCCGTTGTTAAGCAGCAGGATACCGTCGGAAATGGACATCGCTTCGTTCTGGTCGTGCGTCACCATCAGCGCGGATAGCCCGAGCTTGATAATCAGCTCGCGCAGGAACACGCGGGCCTCTTCGCGC
This genomic interval from Oceanidesulfovibrio indonesiensis contains the following:
- a CDS encoding ABC transporter ATP-binding protein, with product VFENVAYPLKLRKVSAKEIQQRVQDVLNQLGLGHLGKRHPHQLSGGQQQRVAIGRALVYNPPVILLDEPLSNLDAKLREEARVFLRELIIKLGLSALMVTHDQNEAMSISDGILLLNNGKIEQQGTPQEMYGSPKTLFTAEFMGSNNRLHGKVTEVRDGRARIEGKGWV